The following coding sequences lie in one Brienomyrus brachyistius isolate T26 unplaced genomic scaffold, BBRACH_0.4 scaffold27, whole genome shotgun sequence genomic window:
- the LOC125720979 gene encoding odorant receptor 131-2-like — translation MAGQNGSSLELNFLYYQSMTGTIDFMTTIKSSLVLSTALFFISLNLIMFVAMWSKPSFRETSRYLLFCQMLLSDSIHLGFTTLLYSCSMANINLIKVLCSMIVLVSGTTFRISPLTLAVMCLERYVAICFPLRHTDIATPGRTNIAIAVVWFLGSVNYVIDIIFLAATDAHFFTKTIYCTQERLFLAKWQFDVFQSFNGVFFVAVGIIVISTYTGIMMAARSVKAKKASRTVLLHLVQLVLCLSSFLFSSIERALSTISSALFIHLRYLNFFLLVLLPRCLSPLIYGLRDEGVRPLFLCYLRCSRWRIKPSTKH, via the coding sequence ATGGCTGGCCAGAATGGTTCCTCTCTGGAGCTCAACTTCCTGTACTACCAGTCCATGACAGGGACAATAGACTTCATGACAACAATAAAATCATCTCTCGTGCTGTCCACTGCCCTATTCTTCATCTCCCTGAACCTCATCATGTTCGTTGCCATGTGGAGTAAACCCAGCTTCCGTGAGACTTCCCGCTATCTTCTATTCTGCCAAATGCTCCTCAGTGACTCCATCCATCTGGGATTCACCACATTGCTCTACTCGTGTAGCATGGCTAACATCAACCTCATCAAGGTGCTCTGCTCCATGATCGTCCTTGTAAGCGGGACAACTTTCCGCATCTCCCCCCTGACGTTGGCTGTCATGTGTCTGGAACGCTATGTGGCCATTTGTTTCCCACTCCGACACACTGACATCGCCACCCCCGGGAGAACCAATATTGCCATTGCAGTGGTCTGGTTCCTGGGCTCTGTGAACTATGTGATTGATATCATTTTTTTAGCAGCTACAGATGCCCATTTCTTCACTAAAACTATTTACTGCACACAGGAGCGCCTCTTTCTGGCCAAGTGGCAGTTTGATGTGTTCCAGAGCTTTAACGGTGTCTTTTTTGTTGCCGTGGGAATCATCGTCATCAGCACCTACACAGGCATCATGATGGCAGCCCGGTCCGTCAAGGCCAAAAAGGCCAGCAGGACGGTTCTCCTTCACCTGGTCCAGTTGGtcctctgcctctcctcctTCCTGTTCAGCAGCATCGAGAGAGCCCTATCTACAATCAGCTCAGCCCTCTTTATCCACCTGCGCTACCTGAACTTCtttctcctcgtcctcctgcccCGCTGCCTGAGCCCCCTCATCTATGGCCTGAGAGACGAAGGAGTTCGCCCCCTCTTCCTCTGTTACCTCCGCTGCAGTCGCTGGAGGATCAAACCAAGCACAAAACATTAA
- the LOC125720848 gene encoding odorant receptor 131-2-like, translating into MADQNGSSLELNFLYYQSITETIDFMKTIKSSLVLSTALFFISLNLIMFVAMWSKSSFRETSRYLLFSQMLLSDSIHLGFTTLLYSCSMANINLIKVLCSMIVLVSGTTFRISPLTLAVMCLERYVAICFPLRHTDIATPGRTNIAIAVVWFLGSVNYVINIIFLAATDTYFLTKTIYCTQERLFLAKWQFDVFQSFNGVFFVTVGITVISTYTGIMMAAQSIKAKKASRTVLLHLVQLGLCLSSFLYSSIERALSTISSALFIHLRTLNFFLLVLLPRCLSPLIYDLRDEGVRPLFLRYLRCGRWRIKPSTSTR; encoded by the coding sequence atggctgaccagaaTGGTTCCTCTCTGGAGCTCAACTTCCTGTACTACCAGTCCATAACAGAGACAATAGACTTCATGAAAACAATAAAATCATCTCTCGTGCTGTCCACTGCCCTATTCTTCATCTCCCTGAACCTCATCATGTTCGTTGCCATGTGGAGTAAATCCAGCTTCCGTGAGACTTCCCGCTATCttctattcagccaaatgctccTCAGTGACTCCATCCATCTGGGATTCACCACATTGCTCTACTCGTGTAGCATGGCTAACATCAACCTCATCAAGGTGCTCTGCTCCATGATCGTCCTTGTAAGCGGGACAACTTTCCGCATCTCCCCCCTGACGTTGGCTGTCATGTGTCTGGAACGCTATGTGGCCATTTGTTTCCCACTCCGACACACTGACATCGCCACCCCCGGGAGAACCAATATTGCCATTGCAGTGGTCTGGTTCCTAGGCTCTGTGAACTAtgtaattaatataatatttttggcAGCCACAGATACCTATTTCCTAACCAAAACTATTTACTGCACACAGGAGCGCCTCTTTCTGGCCAAATGGCAGTTTGATGTGTTCCAGAGCTTTAACGGTGTcttttttgttaccgtggggatCACCGTCATCAGCACCTACACAGGCATCATGATGGCAGCCCAGTCAATCAAGGCCAAAAAGGCCAGCAGGACGGTTCTCCTTCACCTGGTCCAGTTGGGCCTCTGCCTCTCCTCCTTCCTGTACAGCAGCATCGAGAGAGCCCTGTCTACAATCAGCTCAGCCCTCTTTATCCACCTGCGCACCCTAAACTTCtttctcctcgtcctcctgcccCGTTGCCTGAGCCCCCTCATCTATGACCTGAGAGACGAAGGAGTTCGCCCCCTCTTCCTCCGCTACCTCCGCTGCGGTCGCTGGAGGATCAAACCAAGCACAAGCACAAGATAA
- the LOC125720980 gene encoding odorant receptor 131-2-like gives MAGQNGSSLELNFLYYQSMTGTIDFMTTIKSSLVLSTALFFISLNLIMFVAMWSKPSFRETSRYLLFSQMLLSDSIHLGFTTLLYSCSMANINLIKVLCSMIVLVSGTTFRISPLTLAVMCLERYVAICFPLRHTDIATPRRSNIAIAVVWFLGSVNYVINIISLAATDTYFLTKTIYCTQERLFLAKWQFDVFQSFNGVFFVTVGITVISTYTGIMMAAQSIKAKKASRTVLLHLVQLGLCLSSFLFSSIERALSTISSALFIHLRYLNFFLLVLLPRCLSPLIYGLRDEGVRPLFLCYLRCSRWRIKPSTKH, from the coding sequence ATGGCTGGCCAGAATGGTTCCTCTCTGGAGCTCAACTTCCTGTACTACCAGTCCATGACAGGGACAATAGACTTCATGACAACAATAAAATCATCTCTCGTGCTGTCCACTGCCCTATTCTTCATCTCCCTGAACCTCATCATGTTCGTTGCCATGTGGAGTAAACCCAGCTTCCGTGAGACTTCCCGCTATCttctattcagccaaatgctccTCAGTGACTCCATCCATTTGGGATTCACCACATTGCTCTACTCATGTAGCATGGCTAACATCAACCTCATCAAGGTGCTCTGCTCCATGATCGTCCTTGTAAGCGGGACAACTTTCCGCATCTCCCCCCTGACGTTGGCTGTCATGTGTCTGGAACGCTATGTGGCCATTTGTTTCCCACTCCGACACACTGACATCGCCACCCCCAGGAGATCCAATATTGCCATTGCAGTGGTCTGGTTCCTAGGCTCTGTGAACTATGTAATTAATATAATATCTTTGGCAGCCACAGATACCTATTTCCTAACCAAAACTATTTACTGCACACAGGAGCGCCTCTTTCTGGCCAAATGGCAGTTTGATGTGTTCCAGAGCTTTAACGGTGTcttttttgttaccgtggggatTACCGTCATCAGCACCTACACAGGCATCATGATGGCAGCCCAGTCAATCAAGGCCAAAAAGGCCAGCAGGACGGTTCTCCTTCACCTGGTCCAGTTGGGCCTCTGCCTCTCCTCCTTCCTGTTCAGCAGCATCGAGAGAGCCCTGTCTACAATCAGCTCAGCCCTCTTTATCCACCTGCGCTACCTGAACTTCTTTCTCCTCGTCCTCCTACCCCGCTGCCTGAGCCCCCTCATCTATGGACTGAGGGACGAAGGAGTTCGTCCCCTCTTCCTCTGTTACCTCCGCTGCAGTCGCTGGAGGATCAAACCAAGCACAAAACATTAA